One segment of Gopherus evgoodei ecotype Sinaloan lineage chromosome 20, rGopEvg1_v1.p, whole genome shotgun sequence DNA contains the following:
- the SYNC gene encoding syncoilin produces the protein MYCTSPRDHKEGMLRARDLMADSEPPLELHVDDSGTCLELEGDATDALLEPEVAPAPLELHMDVTNAPLELNNTDTPLEQHVDGADGPLDLDVAESQTLSIEELGEHFQECIEAVEQLEKERDSLIQELTLLREPALQEIRQAHEEILAAYRLQAKVKLERDNLRNEIRQVKQKLFQVTRECVACQYQLETRRHDMAQYAVYRAELETRVSQLSEEVSQLRETCEKQKEQFRQRLEMPQYRGDSHYLQESRRLSMEFESFVAESRQGLEKHYEPQLVCLLERREASAKALQQTQGEIQGLKETLRPLQGEASRLRLQNRSLEEQIVLIKQKRDEEVLQYREQVEEMEERLRELKNEVQLQQRKNQELEELRTSLHQELSIYKGCLEIYGHLCNSEEKVNQD, from the exons ATGTATTGTACTTCACCACGGGACCATAAGGAAGGGATGTTACGTGCCAG GGACCTAATGGCAGATTCAGAACCCCCTTTGGAGCTGCACGTGGACGATTCAGGTACATGCTTAGAGCTCGAGGGAGATGCTACAGATGCCCTGTTGGAGCCTGAAGTGGCACCTGCCCCCTTGGAGCTACATATGGATGTCACAAATGCCCCCCTGGAGCTGAACAACACAGACACACCCTTGGAGCAGCATGTGGATGGTGCAGATGGTCCCTTGGACTTAGATGTTGCGGAATCCCAGACTCTGAGCATTGAGGAGCTGGGAGAGCATTTCCAGGAATGCATTGAAGCCGTGGAGCAGTTGGAGAAGGAGAGGGATAGCCTCATCCAGGAACTCACGCTGCTCCGGGAACCTGCCCTTCAAGAAATCAGACAAGCTCATGAGGAGATACTGGCAGCCTACAGGCTGCAAGCCAAGGTGAAGCTGGAGCGGGACAATTTGAGAAACGAGATCCGACAAGTCAAGCAGAAGCTATTCCAGGTGACCAGAGAGTGCGTGGCTTGCCAGTACCAGCTGGAAACCAGACGGCATGACATGGCCCAGTATGCTGTCTATCGGGCTGAACTGGAAACCAGGGTAAGCCAGCTTTCAGAGGAAGTATCGCAGCTGAGAGAGACTTGTGAAAAGCAGAAGGAACAGTTCAGGCAGCGGCTGGAGATGCCCCAGTACCGGGGGGACAGCCATTACTTGCAGGAGAGCCGAAGACTTTCCATGGAGTTCGAGAGCTTTGTGGCAGAGAGCCGCCAGGGCCTGGAGAAACACTATGAACCGCAGCTCGTGTGCCTTTTAGAAAGGAGAGAAGCCAGTGCTAAGGCTTTGCAACAAACACAGGGAGAGATTCAGGGGCTGAAGGAGACACTGAGACCACTGCAGGGAGAGGCCAGCAGGCTGCGGCTGCAGAACAGAAGTCTGGAAGAACAGATCGTGCTCATTAAGCAAAAACGGGATGAAGAAGTTCTCCAGTACAGG GAACAGGTggaagagatggaagagaggCTAAGGGAGCTGAAAAATGAGGTCCAACTTCAGCAACGTAAGAACCAAGAGTTGGAAGAGCTGAGGACCAGCCTGCACCAGGAGCTATCTATTTACAA GGGCTGCTTAGAAATCTATGGTCATCTTTGCAACTCAGAAGAGAAAGTCAATCAAGACTGA
- the RBBP4 gene encoding histone-binding protein RBBP4 isoform X1, with protein MADKEAAFDDAVEERVINEEYKIWKKNTPFLYDLVMTHALEWPSLTAQWLPDVTRPEGKDFSIHRLVLGTHTSDEQNHLVIASVQLPNDDAQFDASHYDSEKGEFGGFGSVSGKIEIEIKINHEGEVNRARYMPQNPCIIATKTPSSDVLVFDYTKHPSKPDPSGECNPDLRLRGHQKEGYGLSWNPNLSGHLLSASDDHTICLWDISAVPKEGKVVDAKTIFTGHTAVVEDVSWHLLHESLFGSVADDQKLMIWDTRSNNTSKPSHSVDAHTAEVNCLSFNPYSEFILATGSADKTVALWDLRNLKLKLHSFESHKDEIFQVQWSPHNETILASSGTDRRLNVWDLSKIGEEQSPEDAEDGPPELLFIHGGHTAKISDFSWNPNEPWVICSVSEDNIMQVWQMAENIYNDEDPEGSVDPEGQGS; from the exons ATGGCGGACAAGGAGG caGCCTTTGATGATGCGGTGGAGGAGCGTGTGATCAATGAGGAATATAAAATTTGGAAAAAGAACACTCCTTTCCTGTATGATCTGGTAATGACCCATGCTCTGGAGTGGCCCAGCTTGACTGCTCAGTGGCTTCCTGATGTAACAAG ACCTGAAGGCAAAGATTTCAGTATTCATCGACTAGTTCTGGGGACCCACACTTCAGATGAACAAAACCATCTTGTGATAGCCAGTGTTCAGCTGCCCAATGATGATGCACAGTTTGATGCTTCACACTATGATAGTGAGAAAGGAG AGTTTGGAGGCTTTGGCTCTGTTAGTGGgaaaattgaaattgaaataaAGATCAACCATGAAGGAGAAGTGAACAGAGCACGCTACATGCCCCAAAATCCATGCATCATTGCCACAAAGACTCCATCCAGCGATGTCCTGGTCTTTGACTACACCAAACATCCCTCTAAACCAG ACCCTTCTGGAGAGTGTAACCCTGATCTGCGTCTTCGTGGGCACCAAAAGGAAGGCTATGGACTATCATGGAATCCAAATCTGAGTGGGCATTTGCTTAGTGCTTCTGATGATCAT ACCATCTGCTTGTGGGATATTAGCGCTGTTCCGAAGGAAGGTAAAGTGGTGGATGCAAAGACCATCTTTACAGGGCATACAGCAGTAGTGGAAGATGTATCTTGGCACCTGCTCCACGAATCTCTTTTTGGATCTGTTGCTGATGATCAGAAGCTCATGAT TTGGGACACCCGGTCAAACAACACTTCCAAACCCAGCCATTCTGTGGATGCTCACACAGCTGAAGTGAACTGCCTCTCTTTCAATCCCTATAGTGAGTTTATTCTGGCTACAGGATCAGCTGATAAG ACTGTTGCTTTATGGGATCTGAGAAACCTAAAACTGAAGCTGCATTCCTTTGAATCTCATAAAGATGAAATATTTCAG GTTCAGTGGTCTCCTCATAATGAAACTATTTTGGCCTCCAGTGGTACTGACCGCAGGCTAAATGTCTGGGACTTGAG TAAAATTGGAGAAGAGCAGTCCCCTGAAGATGCAGAGGATGGCCCACCGGAGCTGTTG tTTATTCATGGTGGTCACACTGCAAAGATATCTGATTTCTCCTGGAATCCCAATGAACCCTGGGTAATTTGTTCTGTATCAGAAGACAATATTATGCAAGTCTGGCAAATG GCTGAGAACATATATAATGATGAAGACCCTGAAGGAAGTGTGGATCCAGAAGGTCAAGGGTCCTAG
- the RBBP4 gene encoding histone-binding protein RBBP4 isoform X2 gives MADKEAFDDAVEERVINEEYKIWKKNTPFLYDLVMTHALEWPSLTAQWLPDVTRPEGKDFSIHRLVLGTHTSDEQNHLVIASVQLPNDDAQFDASHYDSEKGEFGGFGSVSGKIEIEIKINHEGEVNRARYMPQNPCIIATKTPSSDVLVFDYTKHPSKPDPSGECNPDLRLRGHQKEGYGLSWNPNLSGHLLSASDDHTICLWDISAVPKEGKVVDAKTIFTGHTAVVEDVSWHLLHESLFGSVADDQKLMIWDTRSNNTSKPSHSVDAHTAEVNCLSFNPYSEFILATGSADKTVALWDLRNLKLKLHSFESHKDEIFQVQWSPHNETILASSGTDRRLNVWDLSKIGEEQSPEDAEDGPPELLFIHGGHTAKISDFSWNPNEPWVICSVSEDNIMQVWQMAENIYNDEDPEGSVDPEGQGS, from the exons ATGGCGGACAAGGAGG CCTTTGATGATGCGGTGGAGGAGCGTGTGATCAATGAGGAATATAAAATTTGGAAAAAGAACACTCCTTTCCTGTATGATCTGGTAATGACCCATGCTCTGGAGTGGCCCAGCTTGACTGCTCAGTGGCTTCCTGATGTAACAAG ACCTGAAGGCAAAGATTTCAGTATTCATCGACTAGTTCTGGGGACCCACACTTCAGATGAACAAAACCATCTTGTGATAGCCAGTGTTCAGCTGCCCAATGATGATGCACAGTTTGATGCTTCACACTATGATAGTGAGAAAGGAG AGTTTGGAGGCTTTGGCTCTGTTAGTGGgaaaattgaaattgaaataaAGATCAACCATGAAGGAGAAGTGAACAGAGCACGCTACATGCCCCAAAATCCATGCATCATTGCCACAAAGACTCCATCCAGCGATGTCCTGGTCTTTGACTACACCAAACATCCCTCTAAACCAG ACCCTTCTGGAGAGTGTAACCCTGATCTGCGTCTTCGTGGGCACCAAAAGGAAGGCTATGGACTATCATGGAATCCAAATCTGAGTGGGCATTTGCTTAGTGCTTCTGATGATCAT ACCATCTGCTTGTGGGATATTAGCGCTGTTCCGAAGGAAGGTAAAGTGGTGGATGCAAAGACCATCTTTACAGGGCATACAGCAGTAGTGGAAGATGTATCTTGGCACCTGCTCCACGAATCTCTTTTTGGATCTGTTGCTGATGATCAGAAGCTCATGAT TTGGGACACCCGGTCAAACAACACTTCCAAACCCAGCCATTCTGTGGATGCTCACACAGCTGAAGTGAACTGCCTCTCTTTCAATCCCTATAGTGAGTTTATTCTGGCTACAGGATCAGCTGATAAG ACTGTTGCTTTATGGGATCTGAGAAACCTAAAACTGAAGCTGCATTCCTTTGAATCTCATAAAGATGAAATATTTCAG GTTCAGTGGTCTCCTCATAATGAAACTATTTTGGCCTCCAGTGGTACTGACCGCAGGCTAAATGTCTGGGACTTGAG TAAAATTGGAGAAGAGCAGTCCCCTGAAGATGCAGAGGATGGCCCACCGGAGCTGTTG tTTATTCATGGTGGTCACACTGCAAAGATATCTGATTTCTCCTGGAATCCCAATGAACCCTGGGTAATTTGTTCTGTATCAGAAGACAATATTATGCAAGTCTGGCAAATG GCTGAGAACATATATAATGATGAAGACCCTGAAGGAAGTGTGGATCCAGAAGGTCAAGGGTCCTAG
- the RBBP4 gene encoding histone-binding protein RBBP4 isoform X4 has protein sequence MTHALEWPSLTAQWLPDVTRPEGKDFSIHRLVLGTHTSDEQNHLVIASVQLPNDDAQFDASHYDSEKGEFGGFGSVSGKIEIEIKINHEGEVNRARYMPQNPCIIATKTPSSDVLVFDYTKHPSKPDPSGECNPDLRLRGHQKEGYGLSWNPNLSGHLLSASDDHTICLWDISAVPKEGKVVDAKTIFTGHTAVVEDVSWHLLHESLFGSVADDQKLMIWDTRSNNTSKPSHSVDAHTAEVNCLSFNPYSEFILATGSADKTVALWDLRNLKLKLHSFESHKDEIFQVQWSPHNETILASSGTDRRLNVWDLSKIGEEQSPEDAEDGPPELLFIHGGHTAKISDFSWNPNEPWVICSVSEDNIMQVWQMAENIYNDEDPEGSVDPEGQGS, from the exons ATGACCCATGCTCTGGAGTGGCCCAGCTTGACTGCTCAGTGGCTTCCTGATGTAACAAG ACCTGAAGGCAAAGATTTCAGTATTCATCGACTAGTTCTGGGGACCCACACTTCAGATGAACAAAACCATCTTGTGATAGCCAGTGTTCAGCTGCCCAATGATGATGCACAGTTTGATGCTTCACACTATGATAGTGAGAAAGGAG AGTTTGGAGGCTTTGGCTCTGTTAGTGGgaaaattgaaattgaaataaAGATCAACCATGAAGGAGAAGTGAACAGAGCACGCTACATGCCCCAAAATCCATGCATCATTGCCACAAAGACTCCATCCAGCGATGTCCTGGTCTTTGACTACACCAAACATCCCTCTAAACCAG ACCCTTCTGGAGAGTGTAACCCTGATCTGCGTCTTCGTGGGCACCAAAAGGAAGGCTATGGACTATCATGGAATCCAAATCTGAGTGGGCATTTGCTTAGTGCTTCTGATGATCAT ACCATCTGCTTGTGGGATATTAGCGCTGTTCCGAAGGAAGGTAAAGTGGTGGATGCAAAGACCATCTTTACAGGGCATACAGCAGTAGTGGAAGATGTATCTTGGCACCTGCTCCACGAATCTCTTTTTGGATCTGTTGCTGATGATCAGAAGCTCATGAT TTGGGACACCCGGTCAAACAACACTTCCAAACCCAGCCATTCTGTGGATGCTCACACAGCTGAAGTGAACTGCCTCTCTTTCAATCCCTATAGTGAGTTTATTCTGGCTACAGGATCAGCTGATAAG ACTGTTGCTTTATGGGATCTGAGAAACCTAAAACTGAAGCTGCATTCCTTTGAATCTCATAAAGATGAAATATTTCAG GTTCAGTGGTCTCCTCATAATGAAACTATTTTGGCCTCCAGTGGTACTGACCGCAGGCTAAATGTCTGGGACTTGAG TAAAATTGGAGAAGAGCAGTCCCCTGAAGATGCAGAGGATGGCCCACCGGAGCTGTTG tTTATTCATGGTGGTCACACTGCAAAGATATCTGATTTCTCCTGGAATCCCAATGAACCCTGGGTAATTTGTTCTGTATCAGAAGACAATATTATGCAAGTCTGGCAAATG GCTGAGAACATATATAATGATGAAGACCCTGAAGGAAGTGTGGATCCAGAAGGTCAAGGGTCCTAG
- the RBBP4 gene encoding histone-binding protein RBBP4 isoform X3, which produces MADKEAAFDDAVEERVINEEYKIWKKNTPFLYDLVMTHALEWPSLTAQWLPDVTRPEGKDFSIHRLVLGTHTSDEQNHLVIASVQLPNDDAQFDASHYDSEKGEFGGFGSVSGKIEIEIKINHEGEVNRARYMPQNPCIIATKTPSSDVLVFDYTKHPSKPDPSGECNPDLRLRGHQKEGYGLSWNPNLSGHLLSASDDHTICLWDISAVPKEGKVVDAKTIFTGHTAVVEDVSWHLLHESLFGSVADDQKLMIWDTRSNNTSKPSHSVDAHTAEVNCLSFNPYSEFILATGSADKTVALWDLRNLKLKLHSFESHKDEIFQVQWSPHNETILASSGTDRRLNVWDLSKIGEEQSPEDAEDGPPELLFIHGGHTAKISDFSWNPNEPWVICSVSEDNIMQVWQMERIYYSE; this is translated from the exons ATGGCGGACAAGGAGG caGCCTTTGATGATGCGGTGGAGGAGCGTGTGATCAATGAGGAATATAAAATTTGGAAAAAGAACACTCCTTTCCTGTATGATCTGGTAATGACCCATGCTCTGGAGTGGCCCAGCTTGACTGCTCAGTGGCTTCCTGATGTAACAAG ACCTGAAGGCAAAGATTTCAGTATTCATCGACTAGTTCTGGGGACCCACACTTCAGATGAACAAAACCATCTTGTGATAGCCAGTGTTCAGCTGCCCAATGATGATGCACAGTTTGATGCTTCACACTATGATAGTGAGAAAGGAG AGTTTGGAGGCTTTGGCTCTGTTAGTGGgaaaattgaaattgaaataaAGATCAACCATGAAGGAGAAGTGAACAGAGCACGCTACATGCCCCAAAATCCATGCATCATTGCCACAAAGACTCCATCCAGCGATGTCCTGGTCTTTGACTACACCAAACATCCCTCTAAACCAG ACCCTTCTGGAGAGTGTAACCCTGATCTGCGTCTTCGTGGGCACCAAAAGGAAGGCTATGGACTATCATGGAATCCAAATCTGAGTGGGCATTTGCTTAGTGCTTCTGATGATCAT ACCATCTGCTTGTGGGATATTAGCGCTGTTCCGAAGGAAGGTAAAGTGGTGGATGCAAAGACCATCTTTACAGGGCATACAGCAGTAGTGGAAGATGTATCTTGGCACCTGCTCCACGAATCTCTTTTTGGATCTGTTGCTGATGATCAGAAGCTCATGAT TTGGGACACCCGGTCAAACAACACTTCCAAACCCAGCCATTCTGTGGATGCTCACACAGCTGAAGTGAACTGCCTCTCTTTCAATCCCTATAGTGAGTTTATTCTGGCTACAGGATCAGCTGATAAG ACTGTTGCTTTATGGGATCTGAGAAACCTAAAACTGAAGCTGCATTCCTTTGAATCTCATAAAGATGAAATATTTCAG GTTCAGTGGTCTCCTCATAATGAAACTATTTTGGCCTCCAGTGGTACTGACCGCAGGCTAAATGTCTGGGACTTGAG TAAAATTGGAGAAGAGCAGTCCCCTGAAGATGCAGAGGATGGCCCACCGGAGCTGTTG tTTATTCATGGTGGTCACACTGCAAAGATATCTGATTTCTCCTGGAATCCCAATGAACCCTGGGTAATTTGTTCTGTATCAGAAGACAATATTATGCAAGTCTGGCAAATG GAGAGAATTTACTACTCAGAATGA